The following nucleotide sequence is from Streptomyces xiamenensis.
TCCAGCGCGCGGTCCAGGCGCGTCGTCGGCCCGTAGACCACCAGCGTGCCGCCGCCCAGCCACCAGCACAGCACCAGGGACAGGCCGTACTGATGGGAGTAGGGCAGGACCGGCAGCAGAACGTCGTCGGCGCGGTAGCCCATCCGCTCGGCGCTGAGGGTGAGGTTGTCCAGGATCGACCGCCCCGAGCGCACGATGCCCTTCGGCGCTCCGGTGGTGCCCGAGGACCAGGAGATGACCGCGTCCGTCCTGCGTGACCAGGCCGTGAGATCCGGCACCTGTTCGTGCCGGCCGCGTGGCCCCGGGACGGCCCCGGGCGGCGCCGACGCACCGTCGATCTCCAGCACGACCCGGGCGCGTTCCCGGACCGAGGCGCGGTGCGCCGCCGTGGCGCGGTGGTCGCACAGCACCACCGAGGCGTCCAGGTGGGCCAGGGCCAGCAATGCCACGACCCATTCCGGAGAATTCGGACCGGACAGCATCACCCGCGACCCCGGCCCGATTCCTCGACGGGCCAGGGAATGCGCCTCGGAACGCACGCGAGTGATGATCTCGTCGGTTTCCCACGTGGTTCCATCAGGCACCAGTAATCGCCTGAAAAGAAACATCGGGCCCCTCCAGGGTGCCTGCTCATGGACATCGCCGAATAGGCGCGGAATTCTCGGTCAACTGTGGCGCTTTTCAGGGGTTTCCTCGGCGCGGAAGGCGCGAACTCCGGCTCACGACAAGGTGCGAACACCTCCTGGCGTCGCACATCCGCCCTGTACGGACGGGGGGTGCGACGGCGCTGAGGATGTCGCGGCCTCTACCGAGAACACGGCGCGGACCGCCGCGGTGGTTCATTCGCGGTGGAACCGAGCACCGCGAGAAAATACGGCCGATCCGTGTGCGGAGCCCCGGTGAACCGTGGACGGCCGCCGGTGCGTGTTCAGTACGTGACCCCATCTCATTCAGGCTTCGCGCACCCTTACCGGCGAGTATCCAAAGCGAGTTGGACGGAGCCGCAAAGCGCCGGCCACGAAAGCGTGGCCGGCCGGCTGTCCATGCGCGCGAAACGACGCTCCGGCGTGTTCTGCCCCGGGGCCCAGCGGCGTTCGGCCCCGGCATGACAGAGCTGGGTGCGCCCGAATGGGGCGCCTCGATGCGGGCGGCCCGGCCGCACCTCGGCACGGGCACCGAGGACCACGGCGCGGTCGACCACTACAACCAGGACCGGCCGCCCGGGCCCATCTATGTGCAACGGGCCTACGAGTACGGCCGGTCGGGCGTGCAGAGCTACATGGGCCTCCCGCTCTGCCTGACCCCCGAGGACCTGGTGGCCGGCGAGATCGACATCGCCGCCTGCGGGGTGCCCTGGGACGCCACCGGCACCGGTCGCAGCGGGGCCCGGCGCGGGCCCGTCGCGCTGCGCACCAGCGGGATGAACTCCACCCAGGAGTTCGCCCTGCCCGACCTGCACACCCGGGTGGACCCCTTCAAAGTGCTGCGCTGCGCGGACTACGGGGACGCCCCGACCGCGTCGGGCAACACCCCGGAGACCTTCGAGGACATCCGCAAGTTCGTCACCACCATCCTCGAGGCCGGTGCCCGCCCGCTGGTGCTGGGCGGCGACCACGGCATCACCTGGCCCTGCCTGACCGCGGTGGCCGACCACCTCGGCCACGGCGCGGTCGGCGTCATCCACCTGGGCGCGCACACCGCCATGGAGCCGGTCCAGGGCTGGCAGATGGGCGCCGCCCGCAGCGCGCTGCGCCGCGCCGTCGCCTCGGGCGTGATCCGTGGCGAGCACGTGATCCAGCTCGGCGCCCGCGGCTTCGACACCAGCGCGGGACTGCGGTCCTGGCTGCACGACAACGGGGTACGCGTCCACCCGGCGGCGGCGGTCGATCAGCACGGCATCGACACCGTCATCGACCGGGTGATCGCCGGGGCCACCGCTCCCGGAGCACCCGCCCGCCACTACCTGTCGATCTCCATCGACGTGGCCGACCCGATGTACGCGCCCGGCACGAGCAGCCCCGAACCGGGCGGGCTGCGCAGCACCGCCCTGCTGCGTGCTGTCCGCCGCATCGGTGCCGAGGTCGATCTCGCCGGCGTCGAACTCGTCGAACTCAGCCCGCAGTACGACAACTCGGGCCAGATCACCACGCTGCTGGCCCACCGCACCCTGCACCACACCCTGACCGGGATGGCCATGCGACGGCTGGGCCTGACCCAGCGCGGCTGGCTCCACCCCGACGCCCTCGACCATGGCCTCACCGACCGTCCCGGAGACCCCTCATGACCGGCACACACGACAGCCCCGACCACGCCGACCAGCACGCCCACGACCACCACCACGCGAGGTGGCCCGAAGGGTTCTGGTCGCAGCCACCGCGGCTGGGGGCGGGCCTCGAAGGACATGAGGCCGTCGACGACTACAACAAGGACCGCAAGCCCGGACCCATCCACGTCAACCGGCGCTACGAGGGCGGCTACTCGGGCATCCAGACCTTCGCCAAGCTCCCGGTCTGCCTGACCCCCGAGGACCTCGCCGCCGGCGAGATCGACGTCGCGGTGTGCGGCGTGCCGTGGGACTCGACCACGAGCGGTCGCAGCGGCACCAACCACGGCCCGATGGTGATCCGTTCGGCGGATCACCAGGCCGGCTACGGCCGGCCCCAACTGAGCCTGGACACCGGCGTGGACGCGTTCGAGGTGCTCAACTGCTGCGACTACGGCGACGCGCCGATCAGCGTCGGGAACACCCCCGTCACCTTCGAGGGCATCCGCAAGTTCGTCGGCACCATCGTCGAGGCCGGGGCGATCCCCCTCATCCTGGGCGGGGACCACGCGATCACCTGGCCCTGTGCCACGGCGGTCGCCGACCACTGGGGTTACGGCAAGGTCGGCATCGTCCACTTCGACGCCCACGCCGACACCGGTGCCGACGCCCCGCAGAGCCTGGCCAGCCACGCCACCCCCATGCGCAAGCTCATCGAGTCCGGGGCCGTGCCCGGCTCGAACTTCGTGCAGGTCGGTCTGCGCGGCTACTGGCCCGACCCGGAGACCCTCGACTGGATGAAGGAACAGCGGATGCGCACGCACTTCATGGCCGAGATCGAGCGCTTCGGGTTCGACCACGTCCTGCAGCGCGCCGTGGACGAGGCCCTCGACCAGGCCGACCACCTCTACCTCTCGCTGGACATCGATGTCGCCGACCCCGCCTACGCCCCGGGTACCGGCACACCGGAACCGGGCGGACTGACCAGCAACGAGATCCTGCGCGCGGTCCGCCGGCTCTCCTCCGAGGTCGGCATCGTCGGCATGGACATCGTCGAGGTCTCCCCGCCCTTCGACGACAAGAGCGAGATCACCTGCCTGCTGGCCAACCGCGCCGCCCGCGAAGCACTGACCGGGACCGCGATGCGCCGCCTGGGCATCACCGGCCCCGATCACCCGGCGCCCGCAGCCCCGAGCACGGAAGGGTGACCGCGTGAGCCCGCAGCACCCCCTCGACCCGCTGACCGCCGAGGAGATCACCCGGGTCGGCGAGATCGTCCGCGCACACCCTGTCTTCACCGACCGGACGCACTTCTCGTCCATCGCGCTGGCCGAGCCGGGCAAGCAGGTACTCAAGGACCACGCCCGCGGCGCCGTCGTCCCCGACCGGGAGGCACAGGTCGTGCTCTACGACCGCGAGCACCGGATGGTCCGCGAGGCGCGGGTGTCGCTGACGGGCGGCACGGTGGTCTCCACGGTGGACCGGATCGGGCAGCGCCCCCGTATGCAGAGCGCGGACTTCCAGGACGTCGTCGCCGCCATCAAGAAGGACCCCGAGTGGCTGGCCGCCATGAGCCGCCGCGGTCTGACCGACCCCGCCGTGATCGAGGTCCATCCGTGGCCGCCGGGTTACCACGACGAGCGCGACGACTACGCGCACCGCCGGGTGACCAAGGCGCTGACGTTCGTGCGCCCCACCCAGGACGACAATCCGTTCGCCCGCCCGCTGGAAGGGGTGGTGGTCACGGCCGATCTCGACACCGCCGAGGTCCTGCGGGTCGAGGACGTCGCCCGGGTACCGGTCGGCGAGGACGACGGGCGCCACGGCCCGCGGCAGGCGACCCGCGAAGGCGTACGCCGGCTGGACATCACCCAGCCCGACGGCCCCAGTTTCACCCTGGACGGACATCTGCTGCGGTGGCAGAACTGGTCGATGCGGGTCGGCTTCAACGACCGTGAGGGACTGGTGCTCCACCGGATCAGCTACGACGACCGGGGCCGCCGGCGTTCGATCATCCACCGCGCCTCCCTCTCGGAGATGTGGGTCCCCTACGGCGATCCCGCGCCACTGCACCGCAACAAGGCGGTGTTCGACGAGGGCGAGGCGGGGCTGGGGAAGCTCGCGAACTCCCTGGTGCTGGGCTGCGACTGCCTCGGCGAGATCCGCTACCTCGACGGCGTCTGCGCCGACTGGGACGGCAGCCCCTCCGTCATCGAGAACGCGATCTGCATCCACGAGGAGGACACCGGCATCGCCTGGAAGCACACCGGGCACAGCGAGGGCTTCGAGGAGACCACCACCGATGTCCGCCGCGGCCGCCGCCTGGTCGTCTCCTCGTTCTCCACACTGGAGAACTACGACTACGGATTCTTCTGGTACTTCCACACCGACGGCAGCGTGGAGTTCGAGGTCAAGCTCACCGGCATCATCTCCACGGGCGGCGTGCCCGCCGGCGAGGTGCCCTCCTCGGGCACCGTGGTGGCGCCCGGGGTCTACGGGCCGCATCACCAGCACGCGTTCAACGTGCGGCTGGACATGGCCGTGGACGGCGACCTCAACTCCGTCGTCGAGTGCGACTCCCGGCCCGCCCCGCTCGGCCCGGACAATCCCGTCGGCAACGCCTGGACCGTGCACACCACGCACCTGGAACGCGAACTGGGGGCGCAGCGCGTCGCCGACGCCTCGGTCGCGCGAACCTGGACGATCCAGAACGAGCGCGTCCGCAACGCCCACGGCCAGCCGGTCGGCTACCAGTTGATCCCCCAGTCCGGGGTGCTGCCGCTGCTGCACCCCGACAGCCCCATGCTCGGCCGGGCCCGGTTCGCGACCAAGCACCTGTGGGTGACGCCCTACCGGGAGGGGGAGCTGTTCGCCGCCGGGGACTACCCGTTCCAGAGCCCGCCGGGTGAAGGGCTGCCCCGCTACACCGCCGGCGACGAGAACGTCCGCGACACCGACATCGTGGTCTGGCACACCTTCATCGCCCACCATGTCGTCCGGCCCGAGGACTGGCCCGTCATGCCGGTGACGACGGCCTCGGTGCACCTGCGGCCGGCCGGGTTCTTCGACCGGAACCCGGCGCTCGACCTGCCGCTGCCCCGCGACACCACCAGCGGGTGCCACCCCGCCCCCGGCGCCGGAACCGGCGCGGACGCGGTCTGCCATCCGTGAACCCGTCCGTGACCTCGCGCCTGATGATCCTGTCCGTGGGCGCGTTCGTGCTCGCCATCGACGGGTTCGTGCTGCCCGGTCTGCTGCCCGAGGTGGCCGCGGACCTCTCGGTGAGCGTGGCGGCGGCGGGACAGCTGATGACCGCGTTCGGCGTCACCTACGCCGTCAGCTCGCCGGTCATCGCGACCCTCACCGGGCAGCTGGACCGCCGCCTCGTCATCTGTACGGGCATGGTGGTGTTCCTGCTGGGCATGGTGCTCCAAGCCGCCGGGCCCACCTACGGCGTCGTCATGGCCGGGCAGATCGTCGCCGCGCTCGGCGCCGCCGCCTTCCAGGCCAACGCCTTCGCCGTCGCCGGAGTCCTCGCGCCGCCCGGCCGCCGCTCGCGGGCCTTCGCCATGATCGCCGCGGGCGCCGGCCTGGCCGCGGTCCTCGGCATGCCCATCGGGCTCCTGATCGGCCAGCTCTGGGGGTGGCGCGGAACGTTGTGGACCATCGCCGCGATGGCCGCGGTCGCGGCGGTGCTGGCCGGCCTGTTCGTGCCGTCGGTGACCTTGCCCGCCACCACGATGCGCGCCCGGCTCGCGGTGCTCGTGAACCCGCGCATCCTGGCGCTGCTCGTGGTCAGCGCGCTGCTGATCACGCCGCAGTACCTCCTCGGCTCGTACGTCTCGGCGGTGGTGGGCATCAGCTCGCCGGGTGACGGCACGGCCATCATGATCGCCCTGCTGCTCTACGGAGCGGGGGTCTTCGCCGGCACCCGGGTGATCGGCCGGTTCGCCGACCGCTTCGCGGCGGTCGCGGTGATCGTCACCGGTCTCGGCGTCGTCGCCCTGAACTCCGTGCTTCTCGCCGCGGTACAGCACTGGTTCCTGCCCACCCTGGCCGTCCTGTTCATCCTGGGCATGACGGCCCTGTCCCTGGTCATCCCCCAGCAGAACCGGGTCTTCGTCGCGGGCGGCGATGTCGCCGTGATCGCCCTGAGCCTCAGCGGGGCGATGAACCACATCGGTGCGGCGCTGGGCGCCGGAATCGGCGGGGCCGTCCTCGCCGGCGCCGGCCCGCTGTGGCTCGCCCCCACCGCGGCGCTACTCGCTCTCGGCGTCATCGCGGTGGTCCTGATCACCGCTCCCGAATCCTCCGCCGCCCGGCGCACCCACCCGGGGCGGGGGCGGTCCCGCGACGTCCGGCTGACGTGAACCGCCCGGTGCCTTCCGTCAGGTGACGGTCAGGCGCAGCACGCTGGTCTCGGTCAGCAGGTAGAGGTCCTCGCCGTCCGGGGTGGGGAGGACGGCGTGCAGGGGGCCCAGGTCGTTGGTCAGGAAGGGCTCGGGGGTGGCGTTGGGGAGGGGGTAGCGCCACAGGGTGCCGGATTCGGTGGTCATCCACAGGGAGCCGGCGATCTGGGTGAGGTCGGTGGGGTTCTCCGTGGCCGGGACCGTGGTGTCGGCCGGGGGGAGGGGGTTTTCGGGGGTGATGGGCAGGACGTCGGTGGTGGTGCCGTTGCCGGGGTCGATCGTCCACAGCTGGCCCATCAGATCCCAGGCCAGCCCGCGCAGGTCGGTGTGGCCGGTGGAGATGGCGGCGGTGGCCGCGGGGCGGGCGGGGTCGATGCGCAGGATCTCGCCGGCCGGTCCGGTGCTGGTGTACAGCATGCCGTCCGGGCCGAAGGCCATCAGGCCCGCGCCGCGCGGCAGATCGCGGGCGGCGGCGGAGCCGCTGGGGCGCAGGGTGCCCGCCTCGTAGGTGTAGCGGGAGATGCGGTTGTTCTCGGCGCCCTCGTAGGCGATGTAGACGGACTCCTCCCACGTGGCGATGTCGACGATGGTCGTCTCGTCCGCGGTGGTCTCTATCTCGCCGGCCTGGGTCACCGTGCCGCTGACCGGGT
It contains:
- a CDS encoding agmatinase family protein, which translates into the protein MTELGAPEWGASMRAARPHLGTGTEDHGAVDHYNQDRPPGPIYVQRAYEYGRSGVQSYMGLPLCLTPEDLVAGEIDIAACGVPWDATGTGRSGARRGPVALRTSGMNSTQEFALPDLHTRVDPFKVLRCADYGDAPTASGNTPETFEDIRKFVTTILEAGARPLVLGGDHGITWPCLTAVADHLGHGAVGVIHLGAHTAMEPVQGWQMGAARSALRRAVASGVIRGEHVIQLGARGFDTSAGLRSWLHDNGVRVHPAAAVDQHGIDTVIDRVIAGATAPGAPARHYLSISIDVADPMYAPGTSSPEPGGLRSTALLRAVRRIGAEVDLAGVELVELSPQYDNSGQITTLLAHRTLHHTLTGMAMRRLGLTQRGWLHPDALDHGLTDRPGDPS
- the speB gene encoding agmatinase, encoding MTGTHDSPDHADQHAHDHHHARWPEGFWSQPPRLGAGLEGHEAVDDYNKDRKPGPIHVNRRYEGGYSGIQTFAKLPVCLTPEDLAAGEIDVAVCGVPWDSTTSGRSGTNHGPMVIRSADHQAGYGRPQLSLDTGVDAFEVLNCCDYGDAPISVGNTPVTFEGIRKFVGTIVEAGAIPLILGGDHAITWPCATAVADHWGYGKVGIVHFDAHADTGADAPQSLASHATPMRKLIESGAVPGSNFVQVGLRGYWPDPETLDWMKEQRMRTHFMAEIERFGFDHVLQRAVDEALDQADHLYLSLDIDVADPAYAPGTGTPEPGGLTSNEILRAVRRLSSEVGIVGMDIVEVSPPFDDKSEITCLLANRAAREALTGTAMRRLGITGPDHPAPAAPSTEG
- a CDS encoding primary-amine oxidase; translation: MSPQHPLDPLTAEEITRVGEIVRAHPVFTDRTHFSSIALAEPGKQVLKDHARGAVVPDREAQVVLYDREHRMVREARVSLTGGTVVSTVDRIGQRPRMQSADFQDVVAAIKKDPEWLAAMSRRGLTDPAVIEVHPWPPGYHDERDDYAHRRVTKALTFVRPTQDDNPFARPLEGVVVTADLDTAEVLRVEDVARVPVGEDDGRHGPRQATREGVRRLDITQPDGPSFTLDGHLLRWQNWSMRVGFNDREGLVLHRISYDDRGRRRSIIHRASLSEMWVPYGDPAPLHRNKAVFDEGEAGLGKLANSLVLGCDCLGEIRYLDGVCADWDGSPSVIENAICIHEEDTGIAWKHTGHSEGFEETTTDVRRGRRLVVSSFSTLENYDYGFFWYFHTDGSVEFEVKLTGIISTGGVPAGEVPSSGTVVAPGVYGPHHQHAFNVRLDMAVDGDLNSVVECDSRPAPLGPDNPVGNAWTVHTTHLERELGAQRVADASVARTWTIQNERVRNAHGQPVGYQLIPQSGVLPLLHPDSPMLGRARFATKHLWVTPYREGELFAAGDYPFQSPPGEGLPRYTAGDENVRDTDIVVWHTFIAHHVVRPEDWPVMPVTTASVHLRPAGFFDRNPALDLPLPRDTTSGCHPAPGAGTGADAVCHP
- a CDS encoding MFS transporter, whose protein sequence is MTSRLMILSVGAFVLAIDGFVLPGLLPEVAADLSVSVAAAGQLMTAFGVTYAVSSPVIATLTGQLDRRLVICTGMVVFLLGMVLQAAGPTYGVVMAGQIVAALGAAAFQANAFAVAGVLAPPGRRSRAFAMIAAGAGLAAVLGMPIGLLIGQLWGWRGTLWTIAAMAAVAAVLAGLFVPSVTLPATTMRARLAVLVNPRILALLVVSALLITPQYLLGSYVSAVVGISSPGDGTAIMIALLLYGAGVFAGTRVIGRFADRFAAVAVIVTGLGVVALNSVLLAAVQHWFLPTLAVLFILGMTALSLVIPQQNRVFVAGGDVAVIALSLSGAMNHIGAALGAGIGGAVLAGAGPLWLAPTAALLALGVIAVVLITAPESSAARRTHPGRGRSRDVRLT
- a CDS encoding PQQ-dependent sugar dehydrogenase, with protein sequence MLRAPAVAAALALALAALTTACAGGPAQNRAEQVARAQPAPQEPPPDDGAPGEGPDGEPGEEQPQDPPVVIAPPHGSVAIAETIAEDLPEGLRHAAPLPDGSLLLTPDTGGAVYHLNPVSGTVTQAGEIETTADETTIVDIATWEESVYIAYEGAENNRISRYTYEAGTLRPSGSAAARDLPRGAGLMAFGPDGMLYTSTGPAGEILRIDPARPAATAAISTGHTDLRGLAWDLMGQLWTIDPGNGTTTDVLPITPENPLPPADTTVPATENPTDLTQIAGSLWMTTESGTLWRYPLPNATPEPFLTNDLGPLHAVLPTPDGEDLYLLTETSVLRLTVT